From one Solanum stenotomum isolate F172 chromosome 12, ASM1918654v1, whole genome shotgun sequence genomic stretch:
- the LOC125846390 gene encoding alpha-dioxygenase PIOX-like produces MSFVMLKNLLLSPLRKFIHKDFHEIFEKMTLIDKLFFLIVHFIDKHNFWHRLPVFFGLLYLGARRTLHQQYNLINVGRTPTGIRSNPADYPYRTADGKFNDPFNEGAGSQFSFFGRNMMPVHQDNKLKKPDPMVVATKLLARRKFIDTGKQFNMISASWIQFMVHDWIDHLEDTQQVELRAPKEVANECPLKSFRFNKSKETPTDFYEIKTGHLNSRTPWWDGSVIYGSNEDVLKKVRTFKDGKLKLSENGLIQQDENGKIISGDVRNTWAGLLTLQALFVQEHNAVCDTLKKEYPELEDEELYRHARLVTSAVIAKVHTIDWTVQLLKTDTMLAGMRANWYGLLGKKFKDTFGHVGSILSGVVGMKKPENHGVPYSLTEEFVCVYRMHQLLPDTLQLRNIDATPGPNKSLPLTNEIPMEEVVGSKGKENLSRIGFTKQMVSMGHQASGALELWNYPVWMRDLIAQDVDGTDRPHHIDLAALEIYRDRERSVRRYNDFRRGMLQIPISKWEDLTDDEEAIKTLREVYDDDIEELDLLVGLMAEKKIKGFAISETAFNIFLLMATRRLEADRFFTSNYNEETYTKKGLEWVNTTESLKDVLDRHYPEMTEKWMNSNSAFSVWDSSPEPHNPIPLYFRVPQ; encoded by the exons ATGTCTTTTGTTATGCTCAAGAATCTCTTACTATCCCCTCTCCGTAAATTCATCCACAAAGATTTCCATGAGATCTTCGAGAAAATGACCCTCAtcgataaattattttttctg ATTGTTCATTTTATTGATAAGCATAACTTTTGGCACCGGCTACCGGTGTTCTTTGGGCTACTTTATCTTGGAGCACGGCGGACTCTTCACCAGCAATATAATTTGATCAACGTCGGTAGAACACCTACCGGCATTCGATCAAATCCGGCAGATTACCCTTATAGAACTGCTGATGGAAAATTCAATGACCCTTTTAATGAAGGAGCAGGCagtcaattttctttctttggcAGGAATATGATGCCTGTTCATCAGGATAataag TTAAAGAAGCCAGATCCAATGGTAGTAGCAACGAAGCTGCTAGCACGAAGAAAATTCATAGACACTGGAAAACAATTTAACATGATATCTGCCTCTTGGATACAATTTATGGTTCATGATTGGATCGATCATTTGGAAGACACTCAGCAG GTTGAGCTAAGGGCACCAAAAGAAGTTGCTAATGAATGTCCTCTCAAGTCCTTTAGGTTTAACAAGTCCAAGGAAACTCCTACagatttttatgaaatcaaaaCCGGTCACTTGAACAGCCGTACTCCCTGGTG GGACGGAAGTGTAATTTATGGAAGTAACGAGGATGTTTTGAAGAAAGTGAGGACATTTAAAGACGGGAAACTGAAACTATCAGAAAATGGACTCATCCAACAagatgaaaatggaaaaattatttCTGGTGATGTTCGTAACACTTGGGCTGGACTTTTAACACTACAAGCTCTCTTTGTTCAAGAGCACAATGCTGTTTGTGACACTTTGAAG AAAGAATATCCAGAATTAGAGGATGAAGAGTTGTATCGTCATGCAAGGCTAGTCACTTCAGCTGTCATTGCAAAAGTTCACACAATAGATTGGACTGTTCAGCTTCTCAAAACCGATACTATGCTTGCTGGAATGCGTGCCAATTG GTATGGATTACTAGGAAAGAAATTCAAGGATACATTTGGGCATGTTGGTTCCATTTTAAGTGGTGTTGTTGGAATGAAAAAACCTGAGAATCATGGAGTGCCTTATTCCCTAACTGAAGAATTCGTGTGTGTTTATAGAATGCATCAACTCTTACCTGATACACTTCAGCTAAGAAATATAGATGCCACGCCTGGACCAAACAAATCTCTCCCTTTGACTAATGA AATTCCGATGGAAGAAGTAGTTGGGagtaaaggaaaagagaatTTATCAAGAATTGGTTTTACTAAGCAAATGGTTTCAATGGGGCATCAAGCTAGTGGAGCTCTTGAGCTTTGGAATTATCCAGTGTGGATGAGAGATCTTATTGCCCAAGATGTTGATGGAACTGATAGGCCACATCATATTGACCTTGCAGCCCTTGAAA TTTATAGAGATAGAGAAAGAAGTGTTCGTAGGTACAATGACTTTCGAAGAGGAATGCTACAAATTCCTATTTCGAAATGGGAAGATTTGACGGATGATGAAGAAGCAATCAAAACACTTCGTGAagtatatgatgatgatattgaaGAGTTGGATTTACTAGTGGGACTCATGGCGGAGAAAAAGATTAAAGGATTTGCCATTTCAGAAACTGCATTTAACATATTCCTTCTCATGGCAACAAG GAGATTAGAGGCAGATAGATTTTTCACAAGCAATTACAACGAGGAGACATACACAAAGAAAGGATTGGAATGGGTGAATACTACTGAAAGTTTGAAAGATGTGTTAGATCGTCATTATCCAGAAATGACTGAAAAATGGATGAATTCAAACAGTGCATTTTCTGTTTGGGATTCTTCTCCAGAACCTCACAATCCTATTCCACTCTATTTTCGTGTTCCTCAGTAG